One part of the Coffea eugenioides isolate CCC68of chromosome 10, Ceug_1.0, whole genome shotgun sequence genome encodes these proteins:
- the LOC113749803 gene encoding uncharacterized protein LOC113749803 codes for MGYGEEEPHWSVFDGVKTIPASADAVIAEIDSAISALEYARATAFLYSIVGKSDDGKLSSKYDAKKADEAYKAGMAAMAAGKLDEAIQFLNIALAKCPPDKTSAVAKLQSLISVTSQQLRNSSN; via the coding sequence ATGGGTTATGGAGAAGAAGAGCCTCACTGGTCTGTGTTTGATGGGGTGAAGACAATTCCAGCATCAGCTGATGCAGTAATTGCTGAGATCGATTCTGCCATTTCTGCACTGGAGTATGCCCGAGCTACTGCTTTCTTATATTCTATTGTTGGTAAAAGTGACGACGGAAAATTAAGTTCTAAATACGATGCTAAAAAGGCAGATGAAGCTTATAAAGCAGGGATGGCAGCCATGGCTGCTGGCAAGCTTGATGAGGCCATTCAGTTCCTAAATATTGCTCTTGCTAAGTGCCCGCCTGATAAGACTTCTGCTGTTGCTAAGCTTCAGTCTCTTATTTCTGTCACATCT